TAACGGGAATGAAAAAACTATCATTCTTCAACAAATTTGTATTTGTAATCAATCTCATTACGGGGCTCTTACTTTTACTGGCCTGTATGGTTCCGTATTCCACTTCGGCGAGTTTTTCTTTTTTAAGTCTGGGAGTTCCCCTTTTGGTTATTTTAAATATTGTTTTTTTTATTTATTGGTTAACTAAAGGGAAGTATATCCTCTGGTTCTCAATAGTAATATTGATTATAGGTTACGTATCATTAGGTTCATTTGTTCAGTTCAAATTGGATAAAGATTCTATTGACGATAATCAGTTGAAGGTGATGACCTACAATGCTTTTGGTTTTGGCGGCTACGGAAGCTCTAATTCTTCCAAAGCATCAAAAAAAATTGCGAATTTTATTGAGACCGAAAATCCAGATATCATAAGCTTTCAGGAATATAGTCAAAGAATAAATAGAACAGAAGTAAAGGATGATTATCCATATCAATATGTTAATGGAGGATATAGTAGTAATGAAAATCGTGTTATTCAGGCTATTTATTCCAAATATCCAATTATCAATGAAGGTGTTCTTGAATTTCCGGAAAGTGCAAATCATGCCATTTATGCAGATATTGCTTTAGAATCCGATACAGTGCGCGTTTATAATCTCCATTTAGAATCTTTGAATATTCGACCAGGAATGGTCAAAAGAGAAAGGTCGGACCGGCTTTTTAAAAGGCTCCGGAATTCTTTTGCCAAGCAGCACGAACAAGCCCTTATATTTCGAAAAAATGCTGAAAACTGCTCATACGCTAAAATCGTTTGTGTAGACTTGAACAACACCCAATTCTCAAGTGCCTACCGTATCATCAAAGGCAATATGAACGATTCGTTCGCAGAAGAAGGTACCGGTTACGGTAAGACTATTTATTTTTGGCGTTTTCCATTTAGAATAGACTTTATTCTCGCAGATCTAGAACTAGAGGTTTTGTCACACAAAAATTACAATATTGGTCTTTCTGACCATGAACCTGTAATGGCTTCTTTCAAGCTAAGTTCCAAGGAATAGACAATCTACATAGTCTGCCAGGATATGAATGAGGAATGCAAGTCCCCAGATACGAGTTTTTGGAATAATGAAAAGTAGTACATAACAAGCAATGGCCCAGTAGCTGTGCAATGGATGAAAATTGATACTACAGCGTACGGCATCAAAAATGGGATTTGCAATCAGGTGGTCAATATCAATAATAATTCCAGCTAAAAGCACAAGAGCCGCCCTTAGACTATCTTTTTTGTAAAAAACTAAAGCAACCAAAATGGGCACTACAAAATGAATCCCATAATGTAGGAGGAACCTAGACATTCGTAAAATCTATTTTTAGTTGTTTTAAATACTTAGTTGCTTCCGGACCAATGTTGAATATTAAATCCAATATACTTTGGTTTGGTATGAAGTTGTGCCTGTCCCCAAATACTTGATTATAGGGCGCGTATTTTATATTGAACTTCTTTTTGGCATCCACCAATGACCTATAGTCTTTTGTATTCTTAGTAGCCAGCTGAAATTCCTCTGATTTTGATGAAGGCATCTCTACTTGTAGCAAATCACAAATGGTTTCAATGGTTTTGAGATTATACTCTAGTAAATACTCGTATTGCGAATCATACATTGTTCGGATGTCATCCTCATAATATTCAAAAAAAGGTGATGTCCTATAAGCGGTTTCCAACGTCCTCCAATGTTGTCTCTGCCAATTGTAGGAATTATCAATCCTTACTTCCTTATACAATTGTCTGCCCTGTGTATTGCCAACGTGGACTATAGGTATGCTCAACACATGTAAACCACGATCTGTACAAATTTTCGTTCGATTCCTATAGGTTTGTTTTTGATAATTATCGTGAACCTCCCAACAGACTTCATTTTGAACGATTGCCGCACTAGAGGCTATGCTGAGAAAATACGTAGGATGTAAAAGAATCATCTTATCTGTTTTTCCGACGCTTCCAGAACCAATTTCCGATAAAGTAGGCAACCAAAAGAATAAGGAAATACTTGAAATAAGACTGCGGCTCACCATCTCCGTTAACCGTTGTGAATATTCGGTCCCAGCGAGGCCTCCAGTTGGACATGCTCTGGGTGAAATTATCAAAACTCATCCAAATAAAAATTGGTGTTCCAACGATATGGTTTTCTGGGACATAGCCCCATGCGCGACTATCTTCAGAATGGTCCCGGTTGTCACCCATCATCCAGTAATAATCCTGCTTAAAAGTATAGGAGTCGGCCACCTGTCCGTTTAGACTGATTTGATTGCCGGATACTGCAATGGTATTGTGCTCGTAATCCCGTATGATTTTTTTATATAAAGGCAATACTCTAAGGTTCAAGGGCACCGTAGCACCTTTTCTTGGAATATAAATGGGTCCCATTTGACTATAGTTCCATGGATAATCCGAGCTTTGGGGAAAGAGGTTGATGCCTCTCTTTCCTTTGGGTATGACCTGACGAACAACAGAATCGATACTGGCATCCTTTCTTAAGGTAACGACCATTTCATCCGTTAGGGGGACTAATCTTTCCCTATCCGTTACTTCTCTTAAGGACAGACCATATTTTCTAATTACATCCGTAGGTATTCCAGAACTTTTGGTATAAAGTTCCAATTCGCCATTGGCAGCCTGATTGTAACCCATCAAATATTCGTTCAAAACATTTGCCTGTTCTGGATTCACCTGATTGGAAAGGTATTTTCGTGTAAAATCTGTCACACCCAACTTTTCAAGTAATCTAGAAGAGACTCCTTTAGAGCTGTAAAGCAGGTAGTCATACTGTGGTTTGGCACTTCCAGGTAATTCCAGTTGCTGTCCATCAACATATACATAACCGTCCCTAACCTCTAAAGAATCTCCAGGCAGGCCAACACAGCGCTTAACATAGTTGGATTTTTTATCAATGGGTTTTTTTACCCCGTCCTCTTTTTTAAAGAAGACTCGAACGGTATCCGCTGGCCAGCTGAAGACAACAATATCGTTTCGGTCAACTTTTGTAAACCCGGGAAGCCTAAAATAAGGCAACTGTGGTTTGTTCAGATAGGAGCGTACCCCTAAAATGGGTAATGTATCATGAACCATAGGTGCGGCAACCGTAGTCATTGGTGTCCTTGCTCCGTAATGAAATTTACTAACAAAAAGGAAATCGCCAACCCGCAACGTGCGTTCCAAAGAGCCCGTAGGAATTACATAGGGCTGTATGAAATAGGTATGTACCAGAGTTGCCGCAACTACGGCAAAGACAATGGAACTCACCCATTCACCCATGGCCGTTTTAGGTTGTAGACTACGGTCTTGGATATAGCTTACATCCAAAGCGTAGTTCACATAATAAATATAAAAACCTAGTGTTAGAACTACCAACCATGATTCTAAAAGACTATTTCTACCAAAACTCCGTATAGTCTCTACCCAAATAACAGGAAACATCAATAGATTAATTATAGGGATAAACAATAATACGACCCACCATTTAGGACGGTTGATTATCTGCATAAGTATGACGGCATTGTAAACGGGGATGGCCGCCTCCCATGCTTTTCTGCCCGCCTTAACATATAATTTCCAAGTTCCTAAAAAATGGATGACCTGTACAATAAGAATAAAAATAATCCATTGTGTTACGTTCATAAAAATCTTATTTGTTGTTCAATATGGCAAAATTAAGCTTTGCCATTGTTTTAAAGGGTTTGTTGTGTTACTCAAAGTCTATAGGTAGGTATAAGCCATAATTGTTACTCTTTTTAACCCATGTTTAACACATCTCTCATTGTGAAAACACCTTTTTTTCCAATTATCCACTCGGCCGCAGTAACCGCACCCAGAGCAAATCCTTCACGGTTATGAGCGGTATGCTTTATTTCTATACTATCAACTTTGCTTTTATAATTGATCACATGTGTTCCGGGAACGTTTCCTATTCTTTTAGAGGTGATGGAAACGGTTTTCTCTTCCTTTCCGTCCAATTTCCAATTTTCGTAATCAGAATTAGAAACGATTCCTTCCGCAAGGGTAATGGCCGTTCCACTGGGTGCATCCAATTTTTGTGTATGATGTGTTTCTTCTAACGATACTTTGTACTGATCCAGATTTCGCATCATTCCAGCCAAATAATTACTCAATTCAAAAAAAATGTTCACACCTAGACTAAAATTGGAAGCATATATAAAGGCTCCATTCTTGTCGTTGCAAAGTTGAACGACTCTCTCATAATCTTCCAACCAACCTGTGGTCCCACAGATAACCGGTATGTTATGTTCTAAACATTTCTGGATATTGATGAAAGCAGACTGGGGCATGCTAAAATCAATGGCAACATCGATATTGGAAAAGTCTATTTCAGCAGTATTTACGTCAATTTTCGCAACAATTTCATGATTTCTTCCTAGCGCTATGCCTTCAATCATTTTTCCCATTTTCCCGTAACCGAACAACGCTATTCTCATCTTAAAATCTTATAGTTAAGGCCATCCCATAGGTAGGGTCATTGGTAACCTGGTTCAAATCCAAAAATGGCTCAAAATCAAAACTAAGGTCGTCATCAATATTAAATTGTTTCAAGTGGGCGTCTACATTGGCATCTATAATATTCAAGGCATAAAGACCAATGGATACCACTAACCAAAGGTCTCTATCCCGTTGAAATCTTTCCTGTTGGTTCTCTAACCTATCCAAATCAAAAA
This sequence is a window from Maribacter aestuarii. Protein-coding genes within it:
- a CDS encoding endonuclease/exonuclease/phosphatase family protein; the protein is MKKLSFFNKFVFVINLITGLLLLLACMVPYSTSASFSFLSLGVPLLVILNIVFFIYWLTKGKYILWFSIVILIIGYVSLGSFVQFKLDKDSIDDNQLKVMTYNAFGFGGYGSSNSSKASKKIANFIETENPDIISFQEYSQRINRTEVKDDYPYQYVNGGYSSNENRVIQAIYSKYPIINEGVLEFPESANHAIYADIALESDTVRVYNLHLESLNIRPGMVKRERSDRLFKRLRNSFAKQHEQALIFRKNAENCSYAKIVCVDLNNTQFSSAYRIIKGNMNDSFAEEGTGYGKTIYFWRFPFRIDFILADLELEVLSHKNYNIGLSDHEPVMASFKLSSKE
- a CDS encoding WbqC family protein, which encodes MILLHPTYFLSIASSAAIVQNEVCWEVHDNYQKQTYRNRTKICTDRGLHVLSIPIVHVGNTQGRQLYKEVRIDNSYNWQRQHWRTLETAYRTSPFFEYYEDDIRTMYDSQYEYLLEYNLKTIETICDLLQVEMPSSKSEEFQLATKNTKDYRSLVDAKKKFNIKYAPYNQVFGDRHNFIPNQSILDLIFNIGPEATKYLKQLKIDFTNV
- a CDS encoding DUF6122 family protein; this encodes MSRFLLHYGIHFVVPILVALVFYKKDSLRAALVLLAGIIIDIDHLIANPIFDAVRCSINFHPLHSYWAIACYVLLFIIPKTRIWGLAFLIHILADYVDCLFLGT
- the lepB gene encoding signal peptidase I, producing MNVTQWIIFILIVQVIHFLGTWKLYVKAGRKAWEAAIPVYNAVILMQIINRPKWWVVLLFIPIINLLMFPVIWVETIRSFGRNSLLESWLVVLTLGFYIYYVNYALDVSYIQDRSLQPKTAMGEWVSSIVFAVVAATLVHTYFIQPYVIPTGSLERTLRVGDFLFVSKFHYGARTPMTTVAAPMVHDTLPILGVRSYLNKPQLPYFRLPGFTKVDRNDIVVFSWPADTVRVFFKKEDGVKKPIDKKSNYVKRCVGLPGDSLEVRDGYVYVDGQQLELPGSAKPQYDYLLYSSKGVSSRLLEKLGVTDFTRKYLSNQVNPEQANVLNEYLMGYNQAANGELELYTKSSGIPTDVIRKYGLSLREVTDRERLVPLTDEMVVTLRKDASIDSVVRQVIPKGKRGINLFPQSSDYPWNYSQMGPIYIPRKGATVPLNLRVLPLYKKIIRDYEHNTIAVSGNQISLNGQVADSYTFKQDYYWMMGDNRDHSEDSRAWGYVPENHIVGTPIFIWMSFDNFTQSMSNWRPRWDRIFTTVNGDGEPQSYFKYFLILLVAYFIGNWFWKRRKNR
- the dapB gene encoding 4-hydroxy-tetrahydrodipicolinate reductase — encoded protein: MRIALFGYGKMGKMIEGIALGRNHEIVAKIDVNTAEIDFSNIDVAIDFSMPQSAFINIQKCLEHNIPVICGTTGWLEDYERVVQLCNDKNGAFIYASNFSLGVNIFFELSNYLAGMMRNLDQYKVSLEETHHTQKLDAPSGTAITLAEGIVSNSDYENWKLDGKEEKTVSITSKRIGNVPGTHVINYKSKVDSIEIKHTAHNREGFALGAVTAAEWIIGKKGVFTMRDVLNMG